In one Carassius carassius chromosome 14, fCarCar2.1, whole genome shotgun sequence genomic region, the following are encoded:
- the bag3 gene encoding BAG family molecular chaperone regulator 3, whose protein sequence is MAQYSGPKQYQSMKTLSPVETMATNDPLPPGWEIKIDPQTGWPFFVDHNNRTTTWNDPRHDTKKIFSNGPSMSPGSPQDMHKSFIQEMRQPMLRQGYIPIAVSHENTEPRLQQYPSFSYIHPAVQQSLRADGRTPSPTPASHCRPRSPAQSPSEACLSCSPVLHGPEVHQAQGTHQQMSGLHQQPRPSNTGLRSGYIPIPVIHEGVGGASQCQPSQSSHPTREKMPIYREQVPIQIQQNRAASPISVPLLAQSPVMSQIMGERPQVQQHIGPTAISPKAEQPVEEIVRAPAFEIPIQRVSDIPQQIHHQPVQLQQQQPTQAPQPKAQQPISQSPQVSETSNITIQFPPAPEPQETAAPQTPQEVLPPQVQPEETPEQDLSHPGQIKVQQILERVEKLAQDVKSFDGKKNDKRYMMLEEMLTKELLALDSVDPEGRPDVRQARRDGVRRVQTILDELEMFGEPTEGLAGDTYPEAKGEPSMIDQANTVKVKEIS, encoded by the exons ATGGCACAATATTCGGGACCGAAGCAATATCAGAGTATGAAAACACTGTCTCCAGTCGAAACGATGGCAACTAACGATCCTCTACCACCTGGGTGGGAGATCAAAATAGACCCGCAGACAGGTTGGCCGTTTTTTGTGGATCACAACAATCGCACAACGACGTGGAATGATCCGAGGCACGACACGAAAAAG ATTTTTTCAAATGGCCCCTCTATGTCCCCTGGGTCTCCTCAGGACATGCACAAATCCTTTATTCAAGAGATGAGGCAACCAATGCTACGCCAGGGCTACATCCCCATCGCAGTCTCCCATGAAAACACTGAACCCAGGCTACAGCAGTATCCGAGTTTCTCCTACATCCACCCAGCAGTGCAGCAAAGTTTGAGAGCAGATGGACGTACACCTTCTCCAACCCCAGCATCCCACTGCCGGCCTAGATCTCCAGCGCAGTCCCCATCGGAAGCATGTTTGTCTTGCTCACCTGTTTTACACGGGCCTGAG GTTCATCAAGCACAGGGCACACACCAACAAATGAGTGGCCTTCATCAACAGCCCCGACCCAGCAATACAGGTCTCCGATCGGGCTACATCCCCATTCCGGTGATCCACGAGGGTGTAGGGGGCGCCTCACAATGCCAGCCTAGCCAAAGTTCTCATCCCACGCGAGAAAAAATGCCAATCTATCGTGAACAAGTGCCCATTCAGATTCAACAGAATCGAGCTGCCAGTCCCATCTCGGTCCCCTTACTGGCCCAGTCACCAGTCATGTCTCAGATCATGGGAGAGAGACCACAG GTCCAGCAACACATTGGACCCACAGCAATTTCACCTAAAGCTGAACAACCAGTTGAAGAAATTGTCAGAGCACCAGCATTTGAGATTCCCATTCAAAGAGTTAGTGATATTCCTCAGCAAATACATCATCAGCCAGTACAACTGCAACAGCAACAACCTACACAAGCACCTCAGCCAAAAGCACAACAACCCATATCTCAGTCACCACAGGTATCAGAGACATCCAATATTACCATACAGTTTCCTCCAGCACCAGAACCACAGGAAACTGCTGCCCCTCAAACACCTCAAGAAGTTCTACCCCCACAAGTCCAACCTGAGGAGACTCCAGAACAAGATCTGAGCCACCCAGGACAGATCAAAGTGCAGCAGATATTGGAACGTGTGGAGAAACTGGCACAAGATGTGAAAAGTTTTGATGGGAAGAAGAATGATAAAAGATACATGATGCTGGAAGAGATGTTGACCAAAGAACTTCTGGCTCTGGACTCGGTAGACCCTGAAGGTCGCCCAGATGTGCGTCAGGCTCGGAGGGATGGCGTCCGCAGAGTTCAAACCATTTTAGATGAACTGGAGATGTTTGGAGAGCCAACAGAAGGGCTGGCTGGCGATACGTACCCTGAGGCTAAAGGAGAGCCGAGTATGATTGACCAGGCGAACACAGTGAAGGTTAAAGAGATTTCATAA
- the tial1 gene encoding nucleolysin TIAR isoform X2, producing the protein MEDESHPKTLYVGNLSRDVTENLILQLFTQIGPCKSCKMITEHTSNDPYCFVEFFEHRDAAAALAAMNGRKILGKEVKVNWATTPSSQKKDTTNHFHVFVGDLSPEITTDDIRAAFAPFGKISDARVVKDMTTGKSKGYGFVSFYNKLDAENAIVHMGGQWLGGRQIRTNWATRKPPAPKSVQDNSSKQLRFDEVVNQSSPQNCTVYCGGIQSGLTEHLMRQTFSPFGQIMEIRVFPEKGYSFIRFSSHESAAHAIVSVNGTTIEGHVVKCYWGKESPDMAKNVQPVEYGQWGQWNQMYGNPQQYGQYMTNGWQVPSYGMYGQTWNQQGFGVEQSQSPAWVGGFGTQPSQAQPGPVMNQANFGMAGYQTQ; encoded by the exons ATGGAAGACGAGAGCCACCCCAAAACCCT cTATGTGGGCAATCTTTCAAGAGATGTAACCGAGAACTTGATCCTTCAGTTGTTTACTCAGATTGGGCCATGTAAAAGTTGTAAAATGATAACAGAG CATACTAGCAATGATCCCTATTGCTTTGTGGAGTTCTTTGAACACAGAGACGCCGCAGCTGCTTTGGCCGCCATGAACGGAAGGAAGATTTTGGGAAAG gAAGTCAAGGTAAATTGGGCGACCACTCCTAGCAGTCAGAAGAAAGACACAACCA ATCACTTTCATGTTTTTGTGGGAGATTTGAGCCCTGAGATCACAACCGATGACATCAGAGCTGCATTTGCACCCTTTGGGAAAATCTC GGATGCACGAGTGGTGAAGGATATGACAACAGGGAAATCAAAGGGGTATGGATTTGTGTCCTTCTATAACAAACTG GATGCTGAGAATGCCATAGTACACATGGGGGGTCAGTGGCTTGGTGGACGGCAAATCCGGACTAACTGGGCGACTCGGAAACCTCCTGCCCCCAAGAGTGTGCAAGACA ACAGCTCCAAGCAGCTGAGATTTGATGAGGTGGTGAACCAGTCGAGTCCTCAGAACTGCACCGTGTACTGCGGTGGCATTCAGTCAGGTCTCACAG AACACCTTATGCGACAGACGTTTTCTCCTTTTGGGCAGATCATGGAGATCAGAGTTTTTCCAGAGAAGGGTTATTCTTTTATCAG GTTCTCCTCTCATGAAAGTGCTGCTCATGCCATCGTCTCAGTGAATGGTACCACCATCGAAGGTCATGTTGTGAAGTGCTACTGGGGCAAAGAGTCACCTGACATGGCCAAAAATGTCCAGCCG GTGGAGTACGGTCAGTGGGGTCAATGGAATCAAATGTACGGTAATCCTCAACAATACGGTCAGTATATGACAAACGGCTGGCAAGTGCCGTCCTATGGAATGTACGGGCAAACATGGAATCAGCAAGGATTTGGTGTAGA ACAATCACAGTCCCCGGCCTGGGTGGGAGGTTTTGGGACACAACCCTCTCAGGCTCAGCCCGGCCCAGTGATGAACCAGGCTAACTTTGGCATGGCTGGATACCAGACACAGTGA
- the tial1 gene encoding nucleolysin TIAR isoform X1 → MEDESHPKTLYVGNLSRDVTENLILQLFTQIGPCKSCKMITEQSDSSRKVNSIGFSVLQHTSNDPYCFVEFFEHRDAAAALAAMNGRKILGKEVKVNWATTPSSQKKDTTNHFHVFVGDLSPEITTDDIRAAFAPFGKISDARVVKDMTTGKSKGYGFVSFYNKLDAENAIVHMGGQWLGGRQIRTNWATRKPPAPKSVQDNSSKQLRFDEVVNQSSPQNCTVYCGGIQSGLTEHLMRQTFSPFGQIMEIRVFPEKGYSFIRFSSHESAAHAIVSVNGTTIEGHVVKCYWGKESPDMAKNVQPVEYGQWGQWNQMYGNPQQYGQYMTNGWQVPSYGMYGQTWNQQGFGVEQSQSPAWVGGFGTQPSQAQPGPVMNQANFGMAGYQTQ, encoded by the exons ATGGAAGACGAGAGCCACCCCAAAACCCT cTATGTGGGCAATCTTTCAAGAGATGTAACCGAGAACTTGATCCTTCAGTTGTTTACTCAGATTGGGCCATGTAAAAGTTGTAAAATGATAACAGAG CAATCCGATAGCAGCAGGAAGGTGAACTCTATTGGATTTTCTGTTTTGCAGCATACTAGCAATGATCCCTATTGCTTTGTGGAGTTCTTTGAACACAGAGACGCCGCAGCTGCTTTGGCCGCCATGAACGGAAGGAAGATTTTGGGAAAG gAAGTCAAGGTAAATTGGGCGACCACTCCTAGCAGTCAGAAGAAAGACACAACCA ATCACTTTCATGTTTTTGTGGGAGATTTGAGCCCTGAGATCACAACCGATGACATCAGAGCTGCATTTGCACCCTTTGGGAAAATCTC GGATGCACGAGTGGTGAAGGATATGACAACAGGGAAATCAAAGGGGTATGGATTTGTGTCCTTCTATAACAAACTG GATGCTGAGAATGCCATAGTACACATGGGGGGTCAGTGGCTTGGTGGACGGCAAATCCGGACTAACTGGGCGACTCGGAAACCTCCTGCCCCCAAGAGTGTGCAAGACA ACAGCTCCAAGCAGCTGAGATTTGATGAGGTGGTGAACCAGTCGAGTCCTCAGAACTGCACCGTGTACTGCGGTGGCATTCAGTCAGGTCTCACAG AACACCTTATGCGACAGACGTTTTCTCCTTTTGGGCAGATCATGGAGATCAGAGTTTTTCCAGAGAAGGGTTATTCTTTTATCAG GTTCTCCTCTCATGAAAGTGCTGCTCATGCCATCGTCTCAGTGAATGGTACCACCATCGAAGGTCATGTTGTGAAGTGCTACTGGGGCAAAGAGTCACCTGACATGGCCAAAAATGTCCAGCCG GTGGAGTACGGTCAGTGGGGTCAATGGAATCAAATGTACGGTAATCCTCAACAATACGGTCAGTATATGACAAACGGCTGGCAAGTGCCGTCCTATGGAATGTACGGGCAAACATGGAATCAGCAAGGATTTGGTGTAGA ACAATCACAGTCCCCGGCCTGGGTGGGAGGTTTTGGGACACAACCCTCTCAGGCTCAGCCCGGCCCAGTGATGAACCAGGCTAACTTTGGCATGGCTGGATACCAGACACAGTGA
- the tial1 gene encoding nucleolysin TIAR isoform X3 — protein MDARVVKDMTTGKSKGYGFVSFYNKLDAENAIVHMGGQWLGGRQIRTNWATRKPPAPKSVQDNSSKQLRFDEVVNQSSPQNCTVYCGGIQSGLTEHLMRQTFSPFGQIMEIRVFPEKGYSFIRFSSHESAAHAIVSVNGTTIEGHVVKCYWGKESPDMAKNVQPVEYGQWGQWNQMYGNPQQYGQYMTNGWQVPSYGMYGQTWNQQGFGVEQSQSPAWVGGFGTQPSQAQPGPVMNQANFGMAGYQTQ, from the exons AT GGATGCACGAGTGGTGAAGGATATGACAACAGGGAAATCAAAGGGGTATGGATTTGTGTCCTTCTATAACAAACTG GATGCTGAGAATGCCATAGTACACATGGGGGGTCAGTGGCTTGGTGGACGGCAAATCCGGACTAACTGGGCGACTCGGAAACCTCCTGCCCCCAAGAGTGTGCAAGACA ACAGCTCCAAGCAGCTGAGATTTGATGAGGTGGTGAACCAGTCGAGTCCTCAGAACTGCACCGTGTACTGCGGTGGCATTCAGTCAGGTCTCACAG AACACCTTATGCGACAGACGTTTTCTCCTTTTGGGCAGATCATGGAGATCAGAGTTTTTCCAGAGAAGGGTTATTCTTTTATCAG GTTCTCCTCTCATGAAAGTGCTGCTCATGCCATCGTCTCAGTGAATGGTACCACCATCGAAGGTCATGTTGTGAAGTGCTACTGGGGCAAAGAGTCACCTGACATGGCCAAAAATGTCCAGCCG GTGGAGTACGGTCAGTGGGGTCAATGGAATCAAATGTACGGTAATCCTCAACAATACGGTCAGTATATGACAAACGGCTGGCAAGTGCCGTCCTATGGAATGTACGGGCAAACATGGAATCAGCAAGGATTTGGTGTAGA ACAATCACAGTCCCCGGCCTGGGTGGGAGGTTTTGGGACACAACCCTCTCAGGCTCAGCCCGGCCCAGTGATGAACCAGGCTAACTTTGGCATGGCTGGATACCAGACACAGTGA
- the pkd2l1 gene encoding polycystin-2-like protein 1 → MQHLNNRAENQQGSPVACEMENFGKGGWVNQAYSGSPAPIRCPINTVYNPQPMFHSSLENMNQLNLPNPYLAEDKVRTNPSDEKKSGCCSFLLRAVKGLWGTALRKDTKANPELNVKANLKELLIYIVFLVDLCLLTYGMTSSATYYYTKAMTDLFVNLPGDSGVSFSSISTMNDVWTYMDSPLLDSLYWTKWYNDEPLPNENQSFIYYENLLLGVPRIRQIKVKNNSCTVHKDFQQEIEDCFDVYSEKKEDDSAFGLINGTAWQYHTEKELKGSSHWGLLTTYSGAGYYQDLAKTKEESDAILMDLKNNLWLSCGTRVLFIDFTTYNANINLFCVIRLVVEFPATGGAIPSYQIRTVKLIRYVTTWDFFIIGCEIFFCIFILYYIVEEILEFRINRLSHFKNIWNILDLVVILLAVVAIVFSVFRTIKVDELLGDLLEHPDIYADFEFLAFWQTQYNNMNAVNLFFAWIKIFKYISFNKTMTQLTSTLARCALDIFGFAIMFFIVFFAYAQLGYLLFGMEVPTFSTFNKCIFTQFRIILGDFDYDAIDKANRVLGPIYFFSYVFFVFFVLLNMFLAIINDTYSEVKSELASQKDEFQITDLIKQSYEKTVMKMKLKKEKIADVQKALDSGSSELQFKDFRDALKEMGHADHEISAAFSRFDQDGNQTLDKQEQERMKQDLEEKRDALSEELRNLENSVESAEDHSEKTVPPVVFQRLVHKVDQLENAVITILSKLDVIMEKVRLQTFNTDMDRQTTRDDESRPASGGNIQVNLDRALAQGPASWSLAGPMGNMRNRLYPDVGWPVVTENSSSARH, encoded by the exons ATGCAACACCTCAATAACCGGGCAGAGAATCAGCAAGGCAGCCCAGTGGCGTGTGAGATGGAAAACTTTGGGAAAGGAGGCTGGGTGAATCAGGCTTACAGTGGCTCTCCTGCACCCATCAGATGCCCCATCAACACTGTCTACAACCCTCAGCCCATGTTCCACAGCTCTTTGGAGAACATGAACCAGCTGAATCTGCCTAACCCCTATCTGGCTGAGGATAAAGTGCGAACAAACCCCTCAGACGAGAAGAAGTCTGGATGCTGCTCTTTTCTCTTGAGAGCCGTCAAAG GACTGTGGGGAACAGCTCTAAGAAAGGACACAAAGGCGAATCCTGAGCTCAATGTCAAAGCAAATCTCAAAGAACTGCTCATCTACATTGTTTTCCTAGTGGATTTGTGCCTGT TGACCTATGGTATGACCAGCAGCGCCACCTACTATTACACGAAAGCTATGACTGATCTCTTTGTAAACTTACCGGGTGACAGTGGAGTCAGCTTTTCCTCCATCAGCACCATGAATGATGTCTGGACA TACATGGACAGCCCGTTACTTGACAGCCTGTACTGGACAAAGTGGTATAATGACGAGCCTCTTCCAAATGAAAATCAATCCTTCATTTACTACGAGAACCTGTTGTTAGGAGTCCCTCGCATTCGACAGATCAAAGTCAAAAACAACTCCTGCACCGTGCATAAAGACTTCCAGCAGGAGATTGAAGACTGTTTTGATGTGTACAGCGAAAAGAAAGAAGATGACAGCGCGTTTGGACTGATCAACGGAACAGC CTGGCAGTACCATACAGAAAAGGAGCTCAAAGGGTCGAGTCACTGGGGGTTACTGACCACATACAGTGGAGCAGGATATTATCAAGACCTGGCGAAGACCAAAGAAGAGAGTGATGCTATCCTGATGGACCTCAAAAACAACCTATGGCTCAGTTGTGGAACTCGGGTTCTTTTCATTGACTTCACTACATACAATGCCAACATCAATCTCTTCTGCGTTATAAG ATTAGTGGTTGAATTTCCAGCTACCGGTGGAGCGATTCCATCCTACCAGATCCGTACGGTAAAGCTGATTCGCTATGTCACCACGTGGGATTTCTTCATCATCGGCTGCGAGATCTTTTTCTGCATCTTCATACTCTATTACATTGTGGAGGAGATTCTGGAATTCCGAATCAATAGACTGTCCCATTTCAAGAACATCTGGAACATACTAGATCTAGTGGTCATACTG CTTGCTGTGGTAGCAATAGTCTTCAGTGTGTTTCGGACCATCAAAGTGGATGAGTTACTTGGAGACCTTCTAGAACACCCCGACATCTATGCTGATTTTGAGTTTCTGGCATTCTGGCAAACTCAATACAATAACATGAATGCAGTCAATTTGTTTTTCGCTTGGATTAAG ATCTTCAAGTACATTAGTTTCAATAAGACGATGACCCAGCTTACATCCACTCTGGCTCGCTGTGCATTAGACATCTTCGGATTCGCCATTATGTTCttcattgttttctttgcatatgcTCAGCTGGGTTACCTGCTGTTTGGAATGGAAGTTCCAACATTCAGCACATTTAACAAGTGCAT TTTCACACAATTTCGAATCATCCTCGGAGATTTCGATTATGATGCCATTGACAAGGCAAACAGAGTACTTGGACCAATATACTTTTTCTCCTATGTGTTCTTTGTCTTCTTTGTGTTACTG aaCATGTTTCTGGCCATCATCAATGACACATACTCTGAGGTGAAGTCAGAACTCGCTTCTCAGAAAGATGAGTTCCAGATTACAGATCTCATCAAACAG AGTTATGAGAAAAccgtcatgaaaatgaaacttaaaaaGGAAAAGATCGCTGATGTTCAGAAAGCCCTGGATTCAGGTTCAAGTGAGCTGCAGTTTAAAGATTTCAGGGATGCTTTGAAAGA AATGGGTCATGCTGACCATGAGATCTCAGCCGCTTTCTCCAGATTTGACCAAGATGGGAACCAGACTTTGGACAAGCAGGAGCAGGAGAGAATGAAACAAGATCTGGAGGAAAAAAgg GATGCACTCAGTGAAGAGCTTCGTAATCTTGAAAACAGTGTTGAATCAGCGGAGGACCACAGTGAGAAGACAGTTCCTCCGGTCGTCTTTCAGAG GCTGGTTCACAAAGTTGATCAGCTTGAAAATGCTGTGATCACTATATTGTCCAAACTGGACGTTATCATGGAGAAAGTGAGACTTCAAACATTCAACACAGACATGGATCGGCAGACAACTAGAGATGAT GAATCAAGACCAGCTTCAGGAGGGAATATTCAGGTAAACCTGGATAGAGCCTTGGCTCAGGGACCAGCATCCTGGTCATTAGCTGGTCCGATGGGGAATATGAGGAATCGTTTGTACCCAGATGTCGGGTGGCCAGTCGTCACTGAGAACAGTAGTTCTGCACGTCACTGA
- the atoh7 gene encoding transcription factor atoh7 — protein sequence MKPRSPSCADSGSESDSRDPEKFESAMRRRMAANARERKRMQGLNTAFDRLRKVVPQWGQDKKLSKYETLQMALSYIMALNRILTDASRQAAPQKDWLNLQFDDLQPETYSCFMCYNSPVENDCMHSSFSYHYESL from the coding sequence ATGAAGCCCCGCAGCCCGAGCTGTGCAGATTCAGGGTCGGAGTCGGACTCCAGAGACCCAGAGAAGTTTGAGAGTGCCATGCGGCGGAGGATGGCGGCCAACGCTCGAGAGAGGAAGAGGATGCAGGGTCTGAACACCGCATTCGACCGCCTCCGCAAAGTGGTTCCTCAGTGGGGTCAGGACAAGAAACTCTCCAAATATGAGACGCTGCAGATGGCCCTGAGCTACATTATGGCCCTCAACCGAATCCTGACTGATGCCAGCAGACAGGCAGCTCCTCAGAAAGACTGGCTGAATCTACAGTTTGACGACCTACAGCCAGAGACCTATTCTTGCTTTATGTGCTATAACTCCCCTGTGGAAAATGACTGTATGCACTCCTCCTTCTCCTATCACTACGAAAGCCTCTAA
- the LOC132157581 gene encoding ATP synthase membrane subunit K, mitochondrial-like: MSVLSQQDHGGHDAGSQHQFTGIAKYFNSYTITGRRNCVLATYAGIAVIFLYFKLKPKKKKAIAAK; encoded by the exons ATGAGTGTCTTGAGCCAA CAGGACCATGGGGGGCATGATGCTGGGAGCCAACACCAGTTCACAGGGATTGccaaatattttaattcatacaCCATTACAGGAAGAAGGAAT TGTGTTCTGGCCACTTACGCTGGCATTGCTGTCATTTTTCTGTACTTCAAACTGAAACCTAAGAAAAAGAAGGCAATTGCTGCAAAGTGA